The following coding sequences lie in one Aphis gossypii isolate Hap1 unplaced genomic scaffold, ASM2018417v2 Contig00762, whole genome shotgun sequence genomic window:
- the LOC114129507 gene encoding uncharacterized protein LOC114129507, with amino-acid sequence MSNNKKRSGQKMCCVVNCSNTNRTGHKMFNFPNRQHEKELKEKWIKSIKRINNDRTPWTSTALTVICGDHFVGNKPIRHPNSPAYVPTIFPTTYKNKKNNELQQSSRYKRFCHRSSNVGQSTVSVIEANSNPIDSGFKSFNINKSLTNCDIGTQVSFDVTDVKHFSFECCFLNNNCISTSITTLTNFIIKQQQNVKDKCCGPSSESYNSCLFCDKFHGYESINSELSLKDLTGTSYAVFNMLINMLPDTGVNSTLNNYNKLLLFLMKIKLGISFSAIGVMFKIHRTTVSRIFFDILSILSKKTKQFIFWPSKDTISATLPYAFKKNYPNCRCIIDCTEIKVEQPPTVEQRVCMYSRYKSSYTIKCLVAITPNGAISFLSKCYGGRSSDTFITNDSGFLSKLEVGDQVLADKGFPGIKTNCEEGNSILIMPPILHNGRLIYISQITNDFQFIRNMLDSNSKSVSPISNSEHSMDFLLPSTSTQILDDLVENSSETISLASSAVSSIDSRSIEDHLSGLKYSKIAIKHENWVLNNRLLYTSQYPFQESKTDENIKKCMSKFFTQLCEDADKNYGLDLMQHITFITDQGSNMINALRNYNRFNCCAHLINTVLRNIFDLKFLSQVNDNGSKPLEPIINLMTECKTLVKFMKSSGKNSELSTVLVQEVKTRWNTRLLMLQSAHKTLPEIVRIHDEYFGRIQNINIKLLQNLIEFLKIFKNASDELERDKKPTIQKVALYNA; translated from the exons atgagtaaCAATAAAAAGAGAAGTGGTCAAAAGATGTGTTGTGTTGTCAATTGTAGCAATACTAATAGAACAggtcataaaatgtttaacttccCTAATAGACAACACGAAAAAGAGCTTAAGGAAAAGTGGatcaaaagtattaaaagAATTAA TAATGATAGAACACCATGGACATCAACTGCCCTTACAGTTATATGTGGTGATCATTTTGTTGGAAATAAACCAATAAGACATCCCAATAGTCCAGCATATGTTCCTACTATATTTCCaacaacatataaaaataaaaaaaataatgaacttcAACAATCCTCTAGATACAAGCGTTTTTGCCACCGAAGTAGTAACGTGGGGCAATCTACTGTTTCGGTTATTGAAGCTAATTCAAATCCCATTGATAGTGGATTTAAATCATTCAATATTAACAAGTCATTAACTAATTGTGATATAGGAACACAAGTCTCTTTCGATGTTACggatgtaaaacatttttcatttgaatgttgctttttgaataacaattgCATTAGTACTTCTATAACAACTCtaaccaattttataattaaacaacaacaaaatgttAAAGATAAATGTTGTGGTCCTAGCTCTGAATCTTATAATTCTTGTTTATTCTGTGATAAATTTCATGGTTATGAATCTATTAACAGTGAACTTTCTTTGAAAGATTTGACAGGCACTTCTTATGCTGTATTTAACATGTTGATTAATATGTTACCAGACACAGGTGTTAATAGCACTTTAAACAACTACAATAAacttcttctttttttaatgaaaataaaacttggAATTAGTTTTTCAGCTATTGGGGTTATGTTTAAGATTCATCGTACCACTGTCAGCaggattttttttgatatactttctattttatccaaaaaaactaaacagtttattttttggcCTAGTAAAGATACTATTTCAGCAACTCTTCCttatgcttttaaaaaaaactatcccAACTGTCGTTGTATTATAGACTGTACGGAAATTAAAGTCGAGCAGCCGCCTACTGTAGAGCAAAGAGTATGTATGTACTCAAGATATAAGAGTTCATATACCATTAAATGTCTTGTTGCTATAACACCTAATGGTGCCATAAGTTTCCTATCAAAATGCTATGGAGGTCGGTCAAgtgatacatttattactaacGATAGTGGATTCCTTTCTAAGCTAGAGGTTGGTGATCAGGTTTTAGCTGACAAAGGCTTCCCtggtattaaaacaaattgtgaAGAAGGcaattctatattaattatgcccCCAATCTTACATAATGgtagattaatatatatttcacag atcacGAATGATTTTCAATTCATTAGAAATATGCTTGATTCAAACAGTAAATCAGTTTCACCAATATCAAATTCTGAGCACTCAATGGACTTTTTACTGCCTAGTACAAGTACACAAATATTAGATGatttagttgaaaattcatcgGAAACTATTTCATTAGCATCTTCTGCTGTATCATCTATTGATTCACGTTCAATAGAAGATCATCTTTCAggtttgaaatattcaaaaattgcaATTAAAC ATGAAAATTGGGTTTTAAATAATCGTCTTTTATACACCAGTCAATATCCATTCCAAGAATCTAAAActgatgaaaatataaaaaaatgtatgagtaAATTCTTTACTCAGTTATGTGAGGATGCTGACAAAAATTATGGTTTGGATTTAATGCAACACATAACTTTTATCACTGATCAGGGATCAAATATGATCAATGCTCTTAGAAACTATAATCGTTTTAATTGTTGTGCACATTTGATTAATACCGTGttgagaaatatttttgatttgaagTTTTTATCACAAGTAAATGATAATGGATCGAAGCCCTTGGagccaataataaatttaatgacagAGTGTAAAACTcttgttaaatttatgaaaagttCAGGAAAGAATAGTGAATTATCTACAGTTTTGGTTCAAGAAGTTAAAACAAGGTGGAATACACGCTTACTTATGTTACAGTCCGCCCATAAAACTTTACCTGAAATAGTTAGAATCCATGATGAATATTTTGGTcgcattcaaaatataaatatcaaactaCTACAAAATCTCATTGAATTtttgaagatttttaaaaatgcttctGATGAACTCGAAAGAGACAAAAAACCAACCATACAAAAAGTGGCATTATACAAtgcctaa